Within Candidatus Rokuibacteriota bacterium, the genomic segment GCAAGAACCACAGCAGCGACAGTCCCGTCCGTGCCCCGATCCACGGCAGACCCGGGTCCTTCCAGTACGCCACGGCCGCGAAGAGCAGGGCGAGCAAGATCAGGATGAGCGCGGAGAGATCGAACAGCGGGGCTCGCGGCATGAAAGGGATTATACGCCAATGAGCTATACTGGCCGCGGCGGCGTTCGCGCCGCCTTCGCGTATGCACTGGACCATCCAACGGAAGCTCACGGCGCTGGTGCTGGTGGTCCTCCTCCCGCTGCTCGCGGGCGTTCTCCTGGAGTTCCGGGGGGAAACCTGGGTGGCGCGCGAACGCGCCCAGGAGGAGCTGCTCGCGACGGCGCAGAGCGTAGCGCGCCAGCTCGATGCGGTGCTGAGCGGACAGATCGAGAACCTCGACGCGCTGGTGACGCTGCGGGGGATCGAGCGCCTCGAGGATGGTGACCTGGCCGCCTTTGCCTCCCGGGTGCGCGTGGCCCATCCCTTCGTCCGCGAGCTGTTCACCGCCGGCGCCGACGGGCGCCTCCTCGCTGTGAGCGGCTCGCGCGCCGTCGGGGCGACGCCGTCCGTCGCCGACCGGGCCGACTTCCGCGCGGTGATGCAGGCGCGGGCGCCGCGCGTGGGCGGACCCCAGCCCGGGGTCACCGATCCGCGGCTGGCCGTGCCCATCCTCGTGCCTGCCCTGGACAGGCAGGGCACCTCGCTGGGCGTGGCCGTCGCCGAGATCGACCTGGCGGCGCTGTCGGCCTTTCTCGAGGGCGCGCCACGCGGACAGCGGGGCGAGGTCGCCGTGCTCACGGCGGCCGGCACCGTCGTCGCCCGGACCGGCGCGGAGCCGCGACAGCTCGGCCGGCCCCTGTCCTCGGAGCCCGCGTCGCTGGCCCTGATCCGCCAGGGCAACGGGGTGGCCGAGTGGCGCTGGGAGGACGGCCAGACGCGGCTGGCCGGGGCTGCCGCGATGCCGCGGACAGCCTGGGTGGTCGTGGCCACCATGGCCTCGGAGCTGACTTCCGCGGCGGGCGGCGCGCGCCTGCTCAGCGATCTGCGCTGGGTCGCGCTCGTCACGCTGCTGGCGCTCCTCGCCGCCTCGGTGATCAGCCGGCGGATGAACCGCTCGGTCCAGGCGCTCATCGCCGGCGCCCGGGGCCTCGCGGAGGGCGAGGGAGCCCCCATCGTGGTGCCGACGCGCGACGAGCTCGCCGAGCTGGCGGAGCGCTTCAACCGGTCCGTCGACACGCGACGGGCGGCGCGGGCCGCCCTCGAGGCGCGGCAGCGGGGGGTCGAGGCGCTCGCCGAGGTGAACCTGGGGCTGTCGCGCCAGCTGGAGCTCGAGCCGCTGCTGAAGCAGGTCACCGACGCGCTGGCCCGCCTCACCGGGGCCCGGAACGTGGTCCTCTGGGGCGTGGAGGACCGGGTCCGCCGGCTCGTCCGCCGCGCCTGCACCTGCGACGCCGCGATCTCACTGGAGGGCTTCCCGGAGAGCCTCGCCTTCGGCGAGGGCGCCACCGGCTGGATCGCCGACAATCGCCGGCCGCTCGTGGTCGACGACGTCACCGGCGACGCCCGCATGTACGCCGTGCCGTGGGCGCGCGCCCACGGGCTCCTCGTCTTCGCCGGTGTGCCCGTGCTCGCGGCGGACGAGCTGGTCGGAGTGTTGACCCTCAACCTCGATCGCGGTCACGTCGTGGACGATGACGAGCGGGCGCTGCTCGTATCCTTTGCCTCGCAGGCCGCCGTGGCCCTGCGCAACGCCCAGATATTCGCGCGGACCGAGGCCCGGCGACGCATGGCCGAGACCCTCGCCGATCTGGGCCGGACCCTGGCGCAGGCCCTGGACCCTGACGTCGTGGCCCGCCAGGTCGTCGACCACGTGCGCGGGCTCCTGCGGGTGCACTCCTCGGCCCTGTTCCAGCTCGATCCCCAGTCGGGTGATCTCGTGGCGCTGGCCGTCACGGGGGAGGTGGGCCCGACCCTCTGCCCGGGCTTGGTCTTTCCCCGCGGCATGGGGGCCGCCGGGCTCGCCGTGCAGTCGGGCCTGCCCGTCGTGTCCCGCAATGTCCTCACCGATGCGCGCATCACGCTCAACTCGGAGATGCGCGAGGCCATCGAGCGCTCGGCTCACCGGGCGGTGCTCACCGTGCCGCTCACCGCCCGGGGCACGGTCGTCGGGGCGCTCTCCGTGGGGGACCGCGAGGACCGGGAGTTCGACGCCGAGGAGATCGGACTCCTCCAGGCCTTCGCCGACGCGGCGGCCCTGGCGCTGGACAACGCCCGGCTCCACGAGCAGACGCGACAGCGGCTGCGCCACCTGGACTCGCTCCGCGAGGTGGTCGAGCAGATCCTCGAGCCGCTGAGTCTCGAGGACCGGCTCAACGTGATCACGCGGAACGCGGCGGAGCTGGTCGGGGGCGACCGCGCCACGCTGGCCCTCATGGCGCCGGCGGGTGACGGGCTCGAGGTTCGCGCAGGCTACAAGCTCTTCCAGGGCGAGCTCGGGTCGCAGGTCGCGCTGGGGCAGGGGGGGCTCGGGGTGGCCGCTGACACGCGCGAAGGCGTCCTCGTCACCGACTACCAGGGCTGGCCGCATCGCAGCCCGCTCCTGGTCGCCCGCCAGGGGGAGCATCCGATCCTGGGCGCCATCGCCTATCCGCTCCTCGTCCGGGACCAGGTCATCGGCGCGCTGTCGGTGGGCACCTGCACCCCCGGCAAGCGCTTCTCCGCGGCCGACGTCGACCGGCTCGCGAGTCTCGCCGGGCCCGCCGCACTGGCCATCGAGCACAGCCGCCTCTACCAGGAGCTCGAGGCGAGACTCTCCCAGCTCCAGGAGACCCAGGCGCAGCTCGTCCAGGCTGCCAAGCTCTCCGCCGTGGGCCAGCTCGTGTCCGGCGTGGCGCACGAGCTGAACAACCCGCTCTCGGTGGTCATGGGCCACAGCCAGCTTCTCCTCTCGAAGGAGCTGCCGCCCGCGCTCCGCCGTCCCCTGGAGCAGATCCTCGCCCAGGGGGCGCGCATGGCGAAGATCGTGCAGGGGCTGCTCCTCTTCTCCCGCCAGCGGAAGCGGACCCACGAGGCCGTGTCGCTGCCCCGGATCATCGAGCAGACACTGGCGCTGCGTGCCGACCAGCTCCGCCTGTCGGGGATCCGCGTCGAGGTCGAGCATGCCGCGGACCTGCCGCCGGCGGCGGGCGATGCCCACCAGCTCCAGCAGGTGTTCCTCAACCTCCTGCTCAACGCGGAGCAGGCCATCGCCGGCCCCGGCGGCGGCGACCGCATCAGCATCCGGAGCTGGGCGGAGGTCGAGCGGGGCAAGCCGCGTGTGCGCGTGGAGGTGAGCGACAACGGCCCGGGGATCCCCCCCGACGTCCTCCCACGGATCTTCGACCCGTTCTTCACGACCAAGGCCGTGGGCAAGGGCACGGGGCTCGGCCTCAGCGTCTCCTACGGCATCATCGAGCAGCACGGCGGCCGGCTCATCGCCGAGAGCCGGCCGGGTCACACGGTGTTCACCGTCGAGCTGCCCGCGATGGCGGAGGCGGCCGCGGCGGCCCCGGCGCCGCCGGCGCCACCCCCGCGGGCGGCGGGCCTGGGGCGCCGCGCGCTCGTGGTGGACGACGAGCCCTTCATCGTGGACTTCCTGACCGCCCTGCTCCAGGAGAGCGGCTGGGAGGTGGACGCCTGTGGCGGCGGCCGGGCCGCGCTCGAGTGCGTGCGGCACGGCCGCTACGACCTGGTCATCTCCGACATGCGCATGGCCGAGGGCACGGGCGAGGAGCTCTACCGGGCCGTCGCCGTCCAGCGGCGCGAGCTGGCGCGGCGCTTCCTCTTCATCACGGGGGACACGGCGAATCCGCAGGTGTGGAAGTTCCTGGAGGAGGTGGGCGTGCCGGTTCTCGCGAAACCGTTCAGCGCGGATGCGCTGCTCCGCGCGGTGCAGCAGCTGACCGCTTGACTTCGGCCACTCCGCTCGCGTAGATGAGGGAATGACCAAATCGGAGCTGGTCGCGGTCATGGCGAAGGCCTCGGGCGGGACCAAGGTATCCTCGGAGCGGGCGCTCAACGCCTTTCTCGACACCGTCTTCGAGTCGCTCAAGAAGGGCCGGCGCGTCACCCTCGGCGGATTCGGCACGTTCATGGTCAGTCGGCGGGCCGAGCGCGACGGACGCAACCCCCGCACCGGCAAGGTCATCAAGATCCCGGCCGCCAGGGTCCCGCGCTTCAAGCCCAGTCGCGCCCTCAAGGCCGCAGTCCTCTAGGCCCGGACGGGGGTTGTCGCCGCCTGACTCGCGGGCTCTCGCCTGCGGGCGCCCGGTGGCAGGGTCGTCGCCTTGACAGGGCGCGAGACCGCCACGTAGAATGGCGGCGCGTTGGGGGATCGTCTAGTGGTAGGACGCGTGGCTCTGGACCACGTAGCGGGGGTTCGAATCCTCCTCCCCCAGCCACTTTCGCTGCCCCGCCGTCGCGGCCCCATCGTCTAGAGGCCCAGGACACGGCCCTCTCAAGGCTGAAACACGGGTTCGAATCCCGTTGGGGCCACCACACCACGACGCGCACTTACGGGGCGCTCGTGTCTCCGTCGCCCCGCGCCGGTGCCGAAATAGTGCCATTCGGCCCCGAGCGCGAGGTGCGGTGCCATCGTTCCCCTCCAAGCGTGACGGCGCTGGCTGTTGGAGGCTTTCCAGGCCCTCATGGCTCCGCTCGCGCCGCCCAGCGGTGCCGCGCCCGATCGAGGAACGACGGCGCGTCGCTCGGGCCCTGGCCGGCGGCGAGCCGCTCGAAGCCGGCCATGAAGCCGACCTTTCGATGGTGCGCCTGACGCACCTCCGCGACGAGCGCCGCCCACTCGCGATGGAGGTCGGAGCGCTCGTAGCAGCGCTTCGCGTTCTCGAAGTGCGAGAGCGCCGCTTCGTAGTACTTGCTCTTCTTCGCCTTGAGGATGCGTATGCCCAGCGCCCGGTAGACCCTGGCCGCCACGTCCGGGTGCGCCTTCGCGAGGCGCCTGGCGGCGGGCTCGGTCCGGTGATGGCTGAGCTCCTCGATCTCTGGATCGGTTGCCGCGCGCAGGCGTCTCACGAGACGCGCGACCTCCCGGGTCTCGAGCCAGAGTTCGATGAGCGACCCGAGGTCAGCGCGCTCCGCCGCGTCCATCGCCTTCGCGTGCCACGCTGCGCGCTCGGCCTTCGGCACGAAGCGCATGAGATCGCCGTAGCTGAACGTGCTCGGACCCTCGCGGAACGCGGCCCAGGCGTCCTCGAGCGCGTCGCGCTGCCGGCCGAGCTTCGTGAGCAGCTCGCGCTTCAGCGTCACGAGGTCGTGCCCGGCCATCGAGCCGTGTGGGTGCGTCTTCTCCAGCGCGAGACCGCGATCCACCCAGGCGAGCGCCTCGTCCCGCCGGCGGCGCGTCGTGAGCATGGCGGCGACCGCGAGGCAGTCCTGGGCCGAGAGCTCCGTCTGCTCGCACAGCGCGACGTAGGCCCGCACATCGCGCTGCCTGGCGTAGATCGCGCGCAGGATGTCGCCCCGGCGGCGGCGCGAGTACGCGGGGTCGCGCCGGGGCGCGCCATCGGACGCCTCCTCGACGGCATCCGTCGCCTCGAAGCGGGCCTTCACCTGTCGCTCGAAGGCGGCGAGGCCGTCCTTGCTCATCACCGTCACGGCATCGCGCTCAAGAGTGTACGCGAAGCCGTAGGGGTCGGTCTCCATGCGCCCGAGCAGCAGTCTCGCGGTCTCGTCGGCATCCGAGCTTGCCGCCTGGCGGGCCCTGATCCAGCCGCAGTAGAGGCGCACCACGAACATCGAGAAATTGCCGCCCGAGTCGTCGAGCTCCTCGGCCTTCTCGTAGCAGCCGGCGAGGAAGGTCTCGTAGAGGCCCACGGCTCGCCCGGCGGCGGTACGGACAAGCGCGTCGAGCTGACCCGCGATCTCCTCGAGGCTCGAGACGAAGTCCCAGCCTGCCCTGTACGCGATGAACCGTCCTGGCTGGAGCGCGACCTCGATCGCTGCCTCCAGCGGGTCTCGTCGTCCAGGTCTTCGCGTCGTCATCGTGCGGTCCCCAGCTCGTCTGCTGTGCGGGGACTGTGCTGCACGCCCTCGGGTCGGTAAGGAGGCCACGCGCCAGGAGCCGCGCCGTCTTGCGGGCCGCTCACAGCGGCAGTTGCTTTCTGCTGATGGCCAGCCAGAGGTTCTTCCGGCGGGCGTGGGGCCCGGCCCACCCTCGCACCACCCGCCGGTACGCCGCGGGGTCCAGCTCGAAGACCGCGGCGAGCCACTCGGCGCAGTCGTTGTAGTTCGACCCGGTGGCGTTCGCGGGGTCCGGCACCAGACTCGCCGCGTGGCGCCGCCAGAAATCGAGCACGTCCGCGAAAAGATCCGCGACTCCCAGGCGCTCGACCCACCGGCGCCGTGATGCAGTCACGGCCGGCTCGCCGGGCCATCCCGTGGACAGCAGGCGATGGAGCGTGGGCGAGGCCCGGCGCAGCGAGGAGCGGCGGTCGAGGTCCAGCGTCAGCGTTCCGAGCGCGTTCCGCGACTGCTGGAGCGCGGCCGGCGCGCGCCCCGTGTCCTCGAGCCACCGCCGCACGGCCCGGCGGAACGACGGCGCGCCATCCGCCCGCGCGCGGGCGGCGTCCACCAGCGCATGGACCCAGACCGAGCCCGGCGACTGACGCCCTCCGGCTTCTTGCTCGAGGGTCGCCTCGACGATCAGCGACCGCCAATCGGCAAGAAGCCGGTCGCGCATGCTTGCGAACCGAGGTGACGGGACCCGCCGGAACGCCTCCAGGGCAGCGTCGCCGTCCGCCCACCGCCGGCCGAGGGTGACCTGGAGTTCGAGCGCGCAGGCCAGCTCGTCCTGGCCGAGTCCCGTGGCGACCTTCCGCCAACTCTCGAGGAGACGGAACAGCCCGGCAGGCCGATCGCTCCAGTACCGCAGGACAGGATGGGAGATGAGCAGTGTCCCCCGCGGGTCCCAGGCCTCCCCGGGCTTGAGGCGCAGGAGCGCGCGCACGGCGTCCTCGATGAGGGGCCACGCCTGGTCGAACTTCTTCCCGCGAAGGCAATCCGCGACCAAGGGGAGCGCGAGCTCCCAGTCCTGCGCGATGTTCTCCCGGCTGTTCGCCTCGAAGAGGGCGGGGTCCCACCGCCCAATGGCTCGCGCTGCGGTGCGCGACGATGCCCTTCAGGACCACCTGCTGATCCGTATCGCCGAGCCCGAGGATGAACCGCGCGATCGTGTCGCCATCCAGGCTCACGATCCTGGCCGAAGCCTCCAGGGTCCGGATCGCGTCGGCCAGCTCGGAGGCGCTGCGCCCGTCCCGCCGGCGCGCCCGCCATTCCCATTCCAGGAGACAGCCGGTCACCTCGGGGCCGAGGGGGCACCCGTCGCCGGACGACGGGTCCATCCACTCGGGCAGACCCGAACCGATCTCCGCGGAGATCCTTGATGGCGGTGAGGAAGCTGAACTCGGGCTCCCGGCCCTCGTCCATCACGCGTTCCAGGATCTTCCGCATCCTGGCCGCGATGGGTTCGAGATCCTGGGCCAGGCTGGACCCGTCCAGGTACGGCTCTTCCCAGTGGTGCTCGCGGACGACGTACCGGCCATCCTCGTCCCCCGACTCCGCGACGCAGGCCTCCCACTCGTCCCAGGTCTTCCCCCACTCCTCGTGGATCTTGGCGCTTCCCGGGGACGGCTCCGCTGCCGTGCGACTCCGCTCGCGGGAGACCAGCAGCCTGCCGAGCGTTCCGCCAGTCTCCTCGCCCAGCCGGGCGACGAGGCGTTCGCGCCCCCGGTCATCCAGCGCGAGGATCGCGCACGCGAGCACGCGCTGGATCTCCTCCTCCGATAGCCCGCGGGAGAGTCGCTCCAGCAGCGCTCGCTCCTCCGCGCGGTCAGCGTCCTGGCTGTTCCGGGTCCCCCGCGCTCTGGCCGTCACGTCGGTCGCCTCCTCTCGAAGCCGTTCCCGTTGGCCGCTCAGGACGCCGGGGCCTCAACGCCCACCCGGCACTGTCCAGTGGGCGGGCGCCTTTCGCTTACACGCCGGCACGGGAGAAGTCGTTTCCGCCGGCGAACCTGGCCGCGTCGAGCATCGTACGCCAGGACGGACAACGGGCACCGACTTTCCGGATCGACGCCACCTCGATGCCTGATGGCCGGCGGGCTGCTCCGGCGACCTGCGGGGTGCCCGACATCAAGCATTCCCCGCCGGCGATCTCCAACGTAGAATCGCCGGTGAGCGATGTCCGGCGGGCGGATTCCCGAGCGGCTTGAGGTGTAGGAACCCTGGAAGCTACCCCTCCTGGCATTCATCGAGCACTTGTACTTCAAACGGTTTGCCAAGCGGCGCCCGGATGTCGTCGTCTCCATCGAGGAACGGGCTCGCAGGGAGGAGGCCAAGAAGGCGTTGAGGCGCGACATGAGGCTCGAGACGAGAAGAGGTGACGATGCCCAAGGCTGAGGCCCATCGCTGGGAGTTCGTGAGGCGCTTCCGGCGGGGCGCCTTCGGCTGGAAGTCGCAGCCGGCGATGCTGCGCGTCAGGCAAGCCGTGAGCGAGATCAAGAAGGGCGCCCGCCGCGACCCGTTCCTCGGCGCGGAGGGGGCGGTGCTCTTCCTGGAGCGTGTGTCGGCCGCGCTCGAGCACGTGGACAGCTCCTCGGGGGCCATCGGCACCGCGGTGAACCATGCCGTCGAGGAGCTCGCGGCCATCATCGCCGGCGCGCCCGCGGACGCCAGGACGCGCGGGGGCTGGCTCGAGCGCCTCTGGGAGGCCCACGCGAACGACGCGATCCCGTACATCGAGCGGCTCGGGGACTTCTGGGGCGAGATCTGCGCCTCGCGGGAGATCGCCTCGGCCTGGGCGGATCGGCTGGTCCCGGTCGTGGAGATGGCGTGGAGCCCGGACCCCGAGCGCCGGGGCTTCTTCCACGGCACGACGGCGTGCCTGAGCGCCCTTCTCCGGGCCGGGCGCCACGAGGAGATCCTCGCCCTGCTCGAGAAGGCGCCGTTCGTCTTCTGGCACGATCGGCAGTGGGGCGTGCGCGCGCTCGCGGCCCTCGGCCGGCCGGACGAGGCTATCCGCTACGCCGAGGCGTCGCGCGAACTCAACGACAGCCCCGTCGGCATCGCGCGCGCATGCGAGGAGATCCTGCTCGCCTCCGGTCGCGCCGAGGAGGCGTACCAGCGTTATGCCCTCGAGGCAACCCGCGGCACCTCGTATCTCGCGACCTACCATGCGCTCGCCAGGAAGTACCCACAGAAGGGGCCCGAGCAGTTGCTCGGGGATCTCGTCGAGAGCACGCCTGGCGACGAGGGGAAGTGGTTCGCCACGGCGAAGGAGGTGGGGCTCTTCGACCAGGCGATCCAACTCGCGAATCGAACGCCCTGCGATCCGAAGACGCTGACGCGCGCCGCGCGGGACTTCGCGGAGGCGCGCCCGGAGTTCGCCATGGAGGCGGGTCTGGCCGCGCTCCGCTGGCTCGTGGAGGGGTACGGCTACGAGATCACGGGCCTCGACGTCTGGGCCGCGTACACGAACACGGTGAAGGCGGCCGAGAAGGCCGGACGGGCCGGAGAGGTGCGGGGCCGGATCAGGACGCTGGTCGCGAGCGAAACGTACGGCGACAGGTTCGTTACCCGGATCCTCGGCCGGGACCTGGGTTTCTGAGGGCGTCGCGGTAGAGTGCGGCTGGGCGGCTAGGCATCCGGACGCGCGAGCGGGTGCACGATGTCGTCCGGGATCTGCTTGCGGTCGCTGTACTGCTGGATCTCGGCCTGGTGGTCCGCGTCGTAGCTCAGGGCGTTGAACACCTGGGCCAGGGTGAGATGCGAGAGGTGGGTGGGAATCTCCTCGGGGGCCACGCCGAGGCGCCAGAGCTCCACGACGGCGCGCACCGGGACGCGCGTGCCCACGATGATGGGTTGGCCGCCGAGAATCTCATCGGCGCGGACGATGTAGCGGCGCTCGGGTCTTGCCGTCATGGCGCTGAGGTCTCGCCTCCCGGTGGGCGGGGCATCACGGCCCCGGGGCCCTCCGGTAGCGTCTCACGCGAGGCCGCCCGGGGCCAGTCTCTCGTGCCGGGATCTTAAGGAGCTCCTCGTCCTGCTGAGCGGACCGCCGCCCGCCGGCGGGGCCGTCGCCGTGCAGGGTGAGGCGCCCGGCTCGGCCCCGGCTGCCCGGCCCTACCCGGTGAGCCGCAAGATCTCCTGGATCGTCATGAACGCGTCGAGACGGAGACACTCGAACTCGCTCTCGGCGGCGGGCGAGAAGAAGCGCGCCACCCAGGTCGGACCCTCGGCGTCCTGCGCCCGGAACTTCTCCGCGATGGCGGCGAGCCCGCGCCGCACGGGGGCCTCGTCGCGGGCCGGCCGCAGGCGCTCGGCGACGGCGCGGGGCCCGCCCGTGTGATGGGCGCACAGCATGTAGATGTCGTAGGCGTCTTTCTCCGCGTAGCGCTCGCCGATGGCGAACCCTTTGAGACCTTCCCCCTTGGAGGCAGGGTGAGGGAGATGGCCCAGGGGCCCTGGGCCGAGCCCGGCTCGGGGCGGAGGCGGGCGCCAGGGACCAGCTCGCCGAGGGCGCGGAGCACCCCGACGCGGATCGAGCGGTCGGGCGTGACTTTTACTGAAGATGCCATTTTTACCGTACGGGTAAAATACGCCTGTCGCCGCGCCCTGGTCAACTATCAGGAGGGGGATACGCGCCGGACGGCCTCGCAGGGCCGGTTCGGCTTCTCAAGGTGACTGCCGGGCACCCTGCTCCAGGGCCGCCGGGACGTCGGCAACCCGCTTGGTGATCGCGTAGGCCCACGGGCCGTAGCTGCCATCGGCATTCACCGCAGCCACCCAGCGTCTCGCGGCGGCCACCTTGACCTCTTCGAGGGGGTCGTAGCCCTTGATCTCGAGCACGAGGTGCCTGGGCGGATCCGTCCGCAGGCGGACGACGAAGTCCGGGACGTAGTCGTGAGTCTGCCCGTTGTGCAGGTAGGGCATGGCGAACCCGAGGCCGGCGTTCTTCGCGAAGGCCTCAACCAGCGGATGGGTGTCGAGGATGTACGCGGCCGACTGCTCCCACTTTGCCGTGTCCGCCACCACGTAGTTGACATGGCTTCTCGTCACCTCGCGCACGTCGCGGCTCGTCCAGAAGTCCACTTCCGCGGTCGAACCCTGGCCCCTCCGGCTCTCGTAGCGTGGGAGCTCGGGCGCCTCGCCACCTGACGTGTCCGGCTTGATGGCGCCCACGAGGGCCTCGATCACCCATCCGTAGTACGGCGACAGGGCCACGTCGAGCAGGTTCGCCGGCGGAAGCGGGTGGACGCGTTCGGCGAGGAACCGCTCGACGATCCGCGCGAGCTGGGGAAACAGCACGTGGGCGGGCGCCTCGCACCCCGGGTGGCCCACGTAATCGCGCGTGAGATCGGCCGCCATGTCAAAGACGATCTGCTGCATCCGGTAGCCGGCCCGATACGGGTTCAGGTCCACGCGCTCGAGCTTGCCGGGTCCGGTGAGGGAGGGACGCCCCCTGTTGTTGGGCAGCGCCGCCTTCACCTCCACCTCGGGCGGGATCCTCGTGGGGTCGAGCGTGACGGACGGCACGGCGGCCCAGTCGAGTGCCACGCGATTGCGGATGGCCTGTCGATACCCCTCCACGCGAGGAAAGCGGATCTCCAGAGCGGACCGGGCTGGAACGGCGTGTACGTGATGACGCTTGGGCACCGGCGGCCGGGCGGCGCCCTTGTTCTCCTTGAACGGGATGACCTGGAACGGCACGCCGAAGACCTTCGCGACCTCCTCCTCGAGGCGGCCGTTCTCGCCCACCTCGTAGCTGGAGCGCCGGAGCCCGCGGCCCACCACCTGCTCGCACAGGAGCTGGGACATGAACGGGCGCAGCCCGACGATGTGTGTGACGGTGCTGCAATCCCAGCCCTCGGTGAGCATGCCCACGCTCACGATGCAGCGGACATCGCGGCCTGGGGGGTGTAACGGCCTTCCGAGCTTGCGGGCCAGCTCCTCGAAGCCCGCGGGGTGGATCGCCCGGCCCTGCCGGTCGACCGGCCAGGCAACCTTGCCGACCGTGTCGAGAGTCAGACGCATCCAGGCGGACTCGTCGCTCTTGGCCTGATCGCTATCGGTCTCGTGCACCACCTTCGAGTCCACCCGGATCGTGTTCTCGCGCCCCGGCGCGTTGCGGAAGCCGGCGATGTTCGCCGGGGGGATACCGGCCGGCGGCCGGTCGAGGGCCAGCCACTCGTACACGACCTTCGCGATGGCCGTGTTGCGGCACACGAGGATGAAGACGGGCGGCCGTGGATCGTCCTGTCGCCACGCCCATTCGGCGCGCAGCTCCTCCCATAGCCCGGCCAGCATGGCGACGGGCGTGGCCGCCCACTTCACCACGGCCTCCGGCTTGGGGTTGCCGCGGGAGCCGCCGCGCTCGCCCGCCGTGAGCCGCGGCATGATCCAGCGCCAGATGTTGAAGTAGCCGGGGATCTCGGCGCCCGTCGTGTCCCGCACGGCGAGCTGCGGGATCTTCACCAGCCCGGACTCGATGGCGTCGGTGAGGCCGAAGTCGCTCACCACCCAGGGGAAGATGCGGTTGGTGTCCGGGCCCATGCGGCCGAGGTAGTACGGCGTGGCCGACAGGTCCACGCAGAAGTTGATGCCGCGCAGCTTGTGGATGCGGTCCAGGCCGTCGACCCAGACCGTCGCCTCGCGGTAGAACTCGTCCTCGTCCTCGGCCTCGCCGAAGAGACCGTCAGTCTCGCCATTCGGCTCCTCGCGGCGGATGCGGTAGGCGTGGTGCGCCTCGTCGTTGAAGACGAGGATGTTCTGCTTCCCGCCAACCTCCCGGCCGATCACGCGATTGACGAGAGCCGTGTCGCTCTCCACGTAGCGGACCGCCTCCACCCGGACCCTTCTGAGGTTGCCCTGGCGGTCGCGGTTCTCCTCGAGGACCGCCAGGAGGCCGGCCGCGAGCTGGCGGTCCAGCTCCTCGGGCGTGAGGTAGCGGCGATTGCGGGCTGTGGTGGTCTTCGGCCCGATTGTGATCGTCTCTTGCGTCCGGACCGCGACGCCGGCCCGCGCCACCTTGGCGCTCACCCCTCCCGGGGTCATGGCCTGAGGCTCGAAGACGTGCCAGTTGGTCATGAGCACCCGCCCCTGGGTGAGGTCGGCCATCAAGTGGGGCGGCACCAGGTCCCGGGTCCGGTAGAGGCTGGCGTCGCCTCCCTGGGGGTCCAGCTCGCCGAGGCGGCTGCGGATCGTGACGTTCGGGCAGATGACCAGGACCACGTCGGAGAAGCGGGCGTCGCTCCGGTTATTGACCTTGTTGAGGATGCTCCAGGCCGCGAGCATGGCCATGACGGTGGTCTTTCCGCTGCCGGTGGCCATCTTGCAGGCGAACCGACGGAATGCGGTGTGGCCGGCCGCCCGCCGCTCCTCGCTCGGCTCGTCGAGAGGGATGTCGATGCCCTGGCGGAAGTCGGCCCGCGCCTCGGTGAGGAAGATGATGGTCTCCGCGGCCTCGCGCTGGGCGAAGAAGAGCCGGTGCTGGCGGCCCTCGCGCGTCCAGTACTCCAGCAGCTCGCCCGTGGTGCGCGTGACGCCGGGCCGGCCCGCCGCCTGCCACTCCTTGAGCCGCTGGCGGACGCGGCTGACCAGCTTCAGCTCGATGAGAGTGCCGAGTCCGTCGGCCTCGCCTTCGCTGACGGGGCCGGGCGGCCGGTAGTAGTACATGGCGGGTCGTCGCCCGGGCTCCAGGCGCGGAGGCTCGCCCTCCACGATGCGCCAGTGCTCGCCGGGCTCGTCGTACGGGCCGCTGAGGATGGGTTCTGGGACCTCGAATTCGCTCACAGCCCGAACGCCCTCATGATGCCGTCGAGCTTCTCGGTCACCTCCGGGTGGA encodes:
- a CDS encoding DEAD/DEAH box helicase family protein, with the translated sequence MSEFEVPEPILSGPYDEPGEHWRIVEGEPPRLEPGRRPAMYYYRPPGPVSEGEADGLGTLIELKLVSRVRQRLKEWQAAGRPGVTRTTGELLEYWTREGRQHRLFFAQREAAETIIFLTEARADFRQGIDIPLDEPSEERRAAGHTAFRRFACKMATGSGKTTVMAMLAAWSILNKVNNRSDARFSDVVLVICPNVTIRSRLGELDPQGGDASLYRTRDLVPPHLMADLTQGRVLMTNWHVFEPQAMTPGGVSAKVARAGVAVRTQETITIGPKTTTARNRRYLTPEELDRQLAAGLLAVLEENRDRQGNLRRVRVEAVRYVESDTALVNRVIGREVGGKQNILVFNDEAHHAYRIRREEPNGETDGLFGEAEDEDEFYREATVWVDGLDRIHKLRGINFCVDLSATPYYLGRMGPDTNRIFPWVVSDFGLTDAIESGLVKIPQLAVRDTTGAEIPGYFNIWRWIMPRLTAGERGGSRGNPKPEAVVKWAATPVAMLAGLWEELRAEWAWRQDDPRPPVFILVCRNTAIAKVVYEWLALDRPPAGIPPANIAGFRNAPGRENTIRVDSKVVHETDSDQAKSDESAWMRLTLDTVGKVAWPVDRQGRAIHPAGFEELARKLGRPLHPPGRDVRCIVSVGMLTEGWDCSTVTHIVGLRPFMSQLLCEQVVGRGLRRSSYEVGENGRLEEEVAKVFGVPFQVIPFKENKGAARPPVPKRHHVHAVPARSALEIRFPRVEGYRQAIRNRVALDWAAVPSVTLDPTRIPPEVEVKAALPNNRGRPSLTGPGKLERVDLNPYRAGYRMQQIVFDMAADLTRDYVGHPGCEAPAHVLFPQLARIVERFLAERVHPLPPANLLDVALSPYYGWVIEALVGAIKPDTSGGEAPELPRYESRRGQGSTAEVDFWTSRDVREVTRSHVNYVVADTAKWEQSAAYILDTHPLVEAFAKNAGLGFAMPYLHNGQTHDYVPDFVVRLRTDPPRHLVLEIKGYDPLEEVKVAAARRWVAAVNADGSYGPWAYAITKRVADVPAALEQGARQSP